In the Acidobacteriota bacterium genome, one interval contains:
- a CDS encoding NTP transferase domain-containing protein: MASPPALPPALVLTAGLGTRLQPLTSVRAKPAAPVAGRAIVLRILDGLARAGVTDAVLNLHHRPETITGAVGCGEASGIRVRYSWEPRILGSAGGPRQALPLLGPRLLIVNGDTLADLAAEALAGLVAAHARSGAAVTLAVMPHPDPARYGGVVSDHDDRALAFSRAGGPPSDHFIGVQVAEASVFADLPAGVPAATIGEVYDRMLLNGGGRPTGAIRTHRVEGRFFDVGTPADYLAASLALALALDEPAVAGAGSVVDSSASLTRCAIWDRVTIGPGCRLHECIVADDVSLPDGANLARRVVVTSAAARASGRHDGQPIGDAVAFPIDA, from the coding sequence ATGGCCTCCCCTCCCGCTCTCCCGCCCGCTCTCGTCCTGACCGCCGGGCTCGGGACGCGGCTGCAGCCCCTTACTTCCGTCCGTGCGAAGCCGGCCGCGCCGGTCGCCGGGCGGGCGATCGTCCTGCGCATACTGGACGGACTCGCCCGCGCAGGGGTCACCGACGCGGTGCTCAATCTGCATCACCGGCCCGAGACGATCACCGGCGCCGTCGGTTGCGGCGAAGCGTCCGGAATCCGCGTCCGGTATTCCTGGGAGCCACGGATTCTGGGGTCCGCGGGCGGGCCCCGGCAGGCGCTGCCGCTGCTCGGCCCCCGGCTCCTCATCGTCAACGGCGACACGCTGGCCGACCTCGCGGCCGAGGCGCTTGCCGGTCTGGTCGCCGCGCACGCCCGATCGGGCGCCGCCGTAACGCTGGCGGTGATGCCGCATCCCGATCCGGCGCGCTACGGCGGCGTGGTCTCGGACCACGACGACCGCGCCCTCGCCTTCAGCCGGGCCGGTGGTCCGCCGTCGGACCATTTCATCGGCGTCCAGGTGGCCGAGGCCTCGGTATTCGCCGACCTGCCGGCGGGGGTGCCGGCCGCGACAATCGGCGAGGTGTATGACCGGATGCTGTTGAACGGCGGCGGCCGCCCGACCGGCGCCATCCGGACGCACCGGGTGGAGGGGCGGTTTTTCGACGTCGGCACGCCGGCCGACTACCTCGCGGCGTCGCTCGCGCTCGCGCTCGCACTGGACGAACCCGCCGTCGCAGGCGCCGGATCTGTTGTCGATTCGTCGGCATCCTTGACGCGCTGCGCCATCTGGGACCGCGTCACGATCGGCCCGGGATGCCGGCTGCACGAGTGCATCGTCGCCGACGACGTGTCGCTGCCGGACGGCGCCAATCTCGCGCGCCGCGTCGTGGTGACCTCGGCGGCGGCCCGTGCGTCCGGAAGGCACGACGGACAACCCATCGGCGACGCGGTTGCCTTCCCGATCGATGCCTGA
- the rbfA gene encoding 30S ribosome-binding factor RbfA: protein MVHRREGGRHRLTVAHGTRTLRVAERVREELSTLLTRSVRDPGVAGVIITLVRMTPDLQIARVYYTVADSADRRDVARGLRRARPFLRRAVSERLQLRRAPDLQFLHDNSAEQQDRIARIFDDLERERDAAPSDTGDDKTDGS from the coding sequence ATCGTTCACCGTCGAGAAGGTGGCCGCCACCGTCTGACCGTGGCGCACGGTACGCGGACGCTGCGCGTCGCCGAGCGCGTGCGAGAGGAACTGAGCACGCTGCTCACCCGATCCGTCCGCGACCCCGGCGTGGCGGGCGTCATCATCACCCTGGTCCGCATGACTCCCGACCTGCAGATCGCCCGTGTGTATTACACGGTCGCGGACAGCGCCGACCGCCGCGACGTCGCACGCGGGCTCAGGCGGGCGCGACCGTTTCTCCGCCGTGCGGTGAGTGAACGGCTGCAACTCCGCCGCGCGCCCGACCTGCAGTTCCTGCACGACAACTCGGCGGAACAGCAGGACCGGATTGCGCGCATCTTCGACGATCTGGAGCGCGAGCGCGACGCGGCTCCATCCGACACCGGCGACGACAAGACCGATGGCTCCTGA
- a CDS encoding phosphotransferase — protein sequence MPETTSAGPGAPPAWADVEARARTWIARAGLPAATTVTRLAGDASDRCFVRIAPPDGTTRILVVHAGPIRPAELPLVTVAALLREVPVPVPDTLGADAELGIVVLEDLGDATLEAALAAASSDRRDAWYRDAVDLVVALQQGGPRIRRPDALPFRLAFDIEKLTWELQFFREHYLDGYRRLALAPALRDALAGEFRTLAEQMAAEPRVLCHRDFHSRNLMLHADRLYVIDFQDARMGPDTYDLVSLLRDAYVELDGAVIDRCLDHYRQSMGVTDGAALRRRFIRTTVQRSLKALGTFGYQITVRHNDRYAGAAHRALHYARGALELDPDRQRLRDLLVPLLDGDAGVA from the coding sequence ATGCCTGAGACGACGTCAGCGGGACCCGGCGCTCCGCCCGCCTGGGCCGATGTGGAAGCGCGGGCGCGAACCTGGATCGCCCGCGCCGGCCTGCCGGCCGCCACAACGGTGACTCGACTCGCGGGGGACGCCTCCGACCGGTGCTTCGTCCGCATCGCGCCACCCGATGGGACGACGCGCATCCTGGTGGTCCACGCCGGGCCCATCCGCCCCGCCGAGCTGCCGCTCGTGACCGTCGCGGCGCTGTTGCGTGAGGTGCCGGTTCCGGTCCCGGACACGCTGGGAGCCGACGCCGAACTGGGCATCGTCGTTCTCGAGGACCTCGGCGATGCGACGCTCGAAGCGGCGCTCGCCGCGGCGTCGTCCGACAGGCGTGACGCGTGGTACCGGGATGCGGTCGATCTCGTCGTGGCGCTGCAACAGGGAGGGCCGCGGATTCGCCGGCCCGACGCGCTTCCTTTCCGTCTGGCCTTCGATATCGAGAAGCTCACCTGGGAGCTGCAGTTCTTCCGGGAGCACTACCTCGACGGGTACCGGCGGCTCGCGCTGGCGCCGGCGCTGCGTGACGCGCTCGCCGGGGAATTCCGGACGCTCGCGGAACAGATGGCGGCCGAGCCGCGGGTCCTCTGCCACCGCGACTTTCACAGCCGCAACCTGATGCTCCACGCGGACCGCCTCTACGTGATCGACTTCCAGGATGCGCGCATGGGGCCCGACACCTACGACCTGGTTTCACTCCTGCGCGACGCGTACGTGGAGCTCGACGGCGCGGTGATCGATCGCTGTCTGGATCACTACCGGCAGTCGATGGGCGTGACCGACGGCGCCGCGCTGCGCCGGCGCTTCATCCGGACCACCGTGCAGCGCAGCCTCAAGGCGCTCGGCACGTTCGGCTACCAGATAACCGTCCGCCACAACGACCGATACGCCGGCGCCGCCCATCGCGCACTCCACTACGCACGGGGAGCACTGGAACTCGATCCCGACCGGCAACGCCTTCGTGACCTGCTCGTGCCGCTCCTCGACGGGGACGCCGGGGTCGCCTGA
- the nusA gene encoding transcription termination/antitermination protein NusA: MSTLNRQMIEAAAKEKGVEPDVIIAAIEDALLTASRRHFDENQVLRTRFNPETGVVELFSVRRIVDTVEDAVNEISLAEAQDLYGEEAEVDMEIEFPEPTDVLGRIAASTAKQVLTQKVRDAERDNIYDEYHDQVGEVIGGVVKRFENGDIVVEAGRLEALLPRREQSRAENYSVGDRIRAVIREVNKNAKGPQVILSRTDPALLVQLFRQEVPEIYDGIVNIMGAVREAGERAKVAVHTTERDIDAVGACVGMKGTRVQGIIRELRGEKIDIVEWSDDPATFVTNALSPARTQRVSVVAGADPAIEVLVDESQTSLAIGRKGQNVRLAARLTGWRIDIKSESQKRQEVEARFDDLEEGEAALTLPGLTEAQLIALSEAGLDTAERLLEVEISTLADVAGVDNATATALRTAVREQVDAAERAAAEAVGDSGAE, translated from the coding sequence ATGAGCACATTGAACCGGCAGATGATCGAGGCGGCCGCGAAGGAGAAAGGGGTCGAACCCGACGTGATCATCGCGGCCATCGAGGACGCCCTGCTTACCGCGTCGCGCCGCCACTTCGACGAGAACCAGGTCTTGCGCACCCGGTTCAACCCGGAGACGGGGGTGGTCGAGCTCTTCTCCGTGCGCCGCATCGTCGACACCGTCGAAGACGCCGTGAACGAGATCTCGCTTGCCGAGGCGCAGGATCTGTACGGCGAGGAAGCGGAAGTCGACATGGAGATCGAGTTCCCGGAACCGACCGACGTCCTCGGGCGCATTGCCGCGTCGACGGCCAAGCAGGTGCTGACGCAGAAGGTACGGGACGCTGAGCGGGACAACATCTACGACGAGTACCACGACCAGGTGGGGGAAGTGATCGGCGGCGTCGTCAAGCGGTTCGAGAACGGCGACATCGTCGTCGAGGCGGGAAGGCTGGAGGCGCTGCTTCCGCGCAGAGAGCAGTCACGCGCGGAGAACTACAGCGTCGGCGACCGAATCCGCGCTGTCATTCGCGAGGTGAACAAGAACGCGAAGGGGCCGCAGGTCATTCTGTCGCGGACCGATCCGGCCCTGCTCGTGCAGTTGTTCCGGCAGGAAGTGCCGGAGATCTACGACGGCATCGTCAACATCATGGGCGCCGTCCGCGAGGCGGGCGAGCGGGCGAAGGTGGCGGTCCACACGACGGAACGGGACATCGACGCGGTCGGCGCGTGCGTCGGCATGAAGGGAACGCGGGTGCAGGGAATCATCCGCGAACTGCGTGGCGAGAAGATCGACATCGTCGAATGGTCGGACGACCCCGCCACGTTCGTCACCAACGCCCTCAGTCCGGCGCGGACCCAGCGCGTGAGCGTGGTCGCGGGCGCGGACCCGGCCATCGAAGTGCTGGTGGACGAGAGCCAGACCTCGCTCGCGATTGGCCGGAAGGGACAGAACGTCCGGCTCGCCGCCCGGCTGACCGGTTGGCGCATCGATATCAAGAGCGAGAGTCAGAAGCGGCAGGAAGTGGAAGCGCGATTCGATGATCTCGAGGAGGGTGAGGCGGCGCTCACGCTTCCGGGGTTGACCGAGGCCCAGTTGATCGCGTTGAGCGAAGCGGGGCTGGACACCGCCGAGCGCCTGCTGGAGGTCGAAATCTCCACCCTGGCTGACGTGGCGGGCGTGGACAACGCGACGGCGACCGCGCTCCGGACCGCCGTGCGGGAGCAGGTTGACGCCGCGGAGCGGGCGGCGGCGGAAGCCGTAGGTGATAGCGGAGCCGAGTAG
- the asnS gene encoding asparagine--tRNA ligase translates to MSATTTTIACIADHVSDTVTLRGWLQSRRSSGRIHFLTVRDGTGLVQAVMSKRAVGDETFQQADHLGQETSIVVTGVVRKDDRAPGGYELDVTGLDVVGRSSDYPITPKEHGVDYLLDRRHLWIRSRRQAAILRVRHEVIDAIRDYLNTQGFVLTDTPIFTPAACEGTTTLFPVQYFEDRTAYLTQSGQLYVEATAMALGKVYCFGPTFRAEKSKTRRHLTEFWMVEPEMAYATLDDATDLAEALVAAVVARVLDQRRAELDILERDTAALERVRTPFPRISYDEAVAILKGRGLPFEWGGDFGGPDETALAEHFDQPVAIQRFPSAIKAFYMKPDPGRPELSLSVDLLAPEGYGEIVGGGERLDDLDLLLERIRAHDLPQESFEWYLDLRRYGTVPHAGFGMGIERMVAWICGIEHVRETIPFPRMLYRLTP, encoded by the coding sequence ATGAGCGCCACCACTACCACCATCGCCTGCATCGCCGATCACGTCAGCGACACGGTGACCCTGCGAGGCTGGCTGCAGAGCCGCCGGTCGAGCGGCAGAATCCACTTCCTCACCGTGCGCGACGGCACCGGTCTGGTGCAGGCGGTGATGTCGAAGCGGGCGGTCGGCGACGAGACCTTCCAGCAGGCGGACCACCTGGGGCAGGAAACGTCGATCGTCGTGACCGGTGTCGTGCGGAAGGACGACCGTGCCCCCGGCGGCTACGAGCTCGACGTCACGGGGCTCGACGTCGTCGGCCGGTCGTCCGACTATCCCATTACACCGAAGGAGCACGGCGTCGACTACCTGCTCGACCGGCGGCATCTCTGGATCCGGAGCCGGCGGCAGGCGGCAATCCTCCGAGTGCGGCACGAAGTGATCGACGCGATTCGCGACTATCTCAACACCCAGGGCTTCGTGCTGACGGACACGCCGATCTTCACCCCCGCCGCGTGCGAAGGGACGACGACGCTCTTCCCCGTGCAGTACTTCGAGGATCGGACCGCGTACCTGACGCAGAGCGGCCAGCTCTACGTCGAGGCAACGGCGATGGCGCTCGGCAAGGTGTACTGCTTCGGTCCGACCTTCCGCGCCGAGAAATCGAAGACCCGGCGGCACCTGACGGAGTTCTGGATGGTGGAGCCGGAGATGGCCTACGCCACGCTGGACGACGCCACGGACCTGGCCGAGGCGCTGGTGGCGGCGGTGGTGGCGCGGGTGCTCGACCAGCGCCGCGCGGAACTTGACATCCTCGAACGCGACACCGCAGCGCTCGAACGCGTCCGCACGCCATTCCCCCGCATCTCGTACGACGAGGCGGTCGCCATTCTGAAGGGACGCGGACTCCCGTTCGAGTGGGGAGGCGACTTCGGCGGACCGGACGAAACGGCGCTTGCCGAGCACTTCGATCAGCCCGTCGCCATCCAGCGGTTCCCGAGCGCAATCAAGGCGTTCTACATGAAGCCCGATCCCGGCCGCCCGGAGCTCTCTCTCTCCGTTGACCTGCTCGCGCCGGAGGGCTACGGCGAAATCGTCGGCGGCGGCGAGCGCCTCGACGATCTCGACCTGCTGCTCGAGCGCATCCGCGCGCACGATCTGCCCCAAGAGTCGTTCGAGTGGTACCTCGACCTGCGCCGTTACGGCACCGTCCCGCACGCCGGCTTCGGCATGGGGATTGAACGGATGGTCGCCTGGATCTGCGGGATCGAGCACGTCCGGGAGACAATTCCGTTCCCGCGGATGCTCTACCGGCTGACTCCGTAG
- the infB gene encoding translation initiation factor IF-2, which translates to MSMIRLFLIARELGIETQEVVELLRELGIEAKSASSTVEEIVATQFCKRIARERNVALPDGPLFQQKPATKGRKGAKGKAEPAPAPRPALGKPRLVKVPKPKPVEEETPAEDVAAAQPSEAASTAPAEAEAPPAVAPKKTPPKKHFAAGGRLRLQVETDAEPTPVRPEKIVPAATAPEPAPATEADGQPAPPAAAAAPPATATPPAAAPPAGAPPAAAASTPASEAPVAASPASEAATPAAAASPPEAVPAVSEPPAAPPAAVAPPAIAPPAAAAAASAAPAARVAAGRAPLAQPARPTGRAVPPKLRLRVEEPRRVARPPVQPSAAPAGTARTIPAQPVRPPAVRPLPPRPAVGGYRPPPRPHHRPGGRRSQYRRARAASTPAAPAPPPPVTRTITVTEGMTVKDLAERLEVTPKDILKKLIERRVMMTINTTLDEETATTIAREFGADVTMRTFEEEMGVIEAEEANPEDLVTRAPVVTVMGHVDHGKTTLLDAIRETKVAEGEAGGITQHIGAYAVEINKRRIVFLDTPGHEAFTLMRARGAQVTDIVVLVVAADDGVMPQTQEAIDHARAAEVPIIVAINKIDKSDANPDRVKQELAERDLAPEDWGGTTVTVPVSAKKKQNLDGLLEMILLVTELEETKANPKRTATGTVLEAKVDRGRGPVATVLVQDGTLSVGDNFIAGIVVGKVRALHDDLGQTTREVGPSSPVEVLGLTALPQPGDAFQAVADAAKARQIALLRQTHAKEKALGGRGQRLTLESLQQQLEAGTAKELPIVIKADVQGSAEVLADSLGKLGDERVKTRVIHTGVGAISESDVLLASTSNAVIVGFNVRPDRNATTAVEREGVDLRLHSVIYDVTDELKKALAGMLEPTTKETQLGAAEVRQTFKVPKFGTAAGCLVTDGMITRSGDAQARLVRDGVVVYEGRIGSLRRFKDDVNEVKNGLECGIAFEKYADVKVGDVIESFTVEKVAATV; encoded by the coding sequence ATCTCCATGATTCGACTCTTCCTCATCGCGCGGGAACTGGGCATCGAGACCCAGGAAGTGGTCGAGTTGCTCCGCGAGCTCGGCATCGAGGCGAAGAGCGCATCGAGCACGGTGGAAGAGATCGTCGCTACGCAGTTCTGCAAGCGCATCGCCAGAGAACGGAACGTCGCCCTGCCGGACGGCCCGCTCTTTCAACAGAAGCCGGCGACGAAAGGCAGGAAGGGGGCCAAAGGCAAGGCGGAGCCGGCGCCCGCCCCGAGACCTGCCCTCGGCAAGCCGCGGCTGGTCAAGGTACCCAAGCCCAAGCCGGTTGAGGAAGAGACGCCAGCCGAGGATGTAGCCGCAGCCCAACCGTCGGAAGCGGCCTCGACGGCGCCCGCGGAGGCAGAGGCTCCGCCTGCCGTAGCGCCGAAGAAAACCCCTCCGAAGAAGCACTTCGCGGCCGGTGGACGCCTGCGGCTGCAGGTGGAAACCGACGCTGAGCCGACTCCGGTCCGGCCCGAGAAGATCGTCCCCGCCGCCACGGCTCCGGAACCCGCACCGGCGACCGAGGCGGACGGGCAACCGGCGCCGCCGGCCGCAGCCGCCGCGCCGCCCGCAACCGCTACGCCGCCCGCCGCCGCTCCACCGGCCGGTGCGCCACCTGCCGCCGCGGCGAGCACACCAGCCTCCGAGGCTCCCGTCGCCGCGTCGCCGGCCTCCGAGGCCGCAACGCCAGCCGCCGCGGCGAGTCCACCGGAGGCCGTTCCGGCGGTTTCCGAACCCCCTGCGGCCCCGCCGGCGGCGGTCGCGCCACCGGCGATCGCGCCACCGGCTGCCGCCGCTGCCGCATCGGCGGCCCCGGCGGCTCGCGTGGCGGCCGGAAGAGCACCGCTCGCGCAGCCGGCCCGCCCCACCGGCCGCGCCGTACCCCCGAAGCTCCGCCTGCGGGTGGAGGAACCGAGACGGGTCGCGCGACCCCCGGTGCAGCCGAGCGCCGCCCCGGCCGGGACGGCGCGCACGATTCCGGCCCAGCCGGTCAGGCCGCCGGCAGTTCGACCTCTGCCGCCCCGGCCGGCGGTCGGCGGTTATCGTCCGCCACCCCGGCCGCATCATCGTCCGGGCGGACGCCGCTCGCAGTACCGGCGTGCGCGCGCCGCCTCGACGCCGGCCGCGCCGGCGCCGCCGCCCCCCGTCACCCGCACCATCACCGTCACCGAGGGCATGACGGTGAAGGACCTGGCCGAGCGCCTGGAGGTGACACCCAAGGACATCCTCAAGAAGCTGATCGAGCGGCGCGTGATGATGACCATCAACACGACGCTCGACGAGGAAACGGCGACGACGATCGCTCGCGAGTTCGGGGCGGACGTCACGATGCGCACCTTCGAGGAAGAGATGGGTGTGATCGAAGCCGAGGAGGCGAACCCGGAGGATCTGGTGACCCGCGCACCGGTCGTCACCGTCATGGGACACGTCGACCACGGCAAGACGACGCTGCTCGACGCCATCCGGGAAACGAAGGTGGCGGAAGGGGAAGCGGGCGGCATCACGCAGCACATCGGCGCCTACGCGGTCGAGATCAACAAGCGGCGCATCGTCTTCCTCGATACGCCGGGTCACGAGGCGTTTACGCTGATGCGGGCACGCGGCGCGCAGGTGACCGACATCGTCGTTCTGGTCGTGGCGGCTGACGACGGCGTGATGCCGCAGACCCAGGAGGCGATCGATCACGCGAGAGCCGCCGAGGTGCCGATCATCGTCGCCATCAACAAGATCGACAAGTCGGACGCCAACCCGGACCGCGTCAAGCAGGAGCTGGCGGAGCGTGACCTGGCGCCGGAGGACTGGGGCGGGACCACGGTGACCGTCCCGGTATCCGCGAAGAAGAAACAGAACCTGGATGGCCTGCTCGAGATGATCCTGCTCGTGACCGAGCTGGAGGAGACCAAGGCGAACCCGAAGCGGACCGCCACCGGCACCGTGCTGGAGGCGAAGGTGGACCGGGGCCGTGGTCCGGTCGCCACCGTTCTGGTCCAGGACGGCACGCTCAGCGTCGGCGACAACTTCATCGCCGGCATCGTCGTCGGCAAGGTGCGCGCGCTGCATGACGATCTGGGCCAGACGACCCGTGAGGTCGGGCCTTCCAGCCCGGTGGAGGTGCTGGGGCTGACGGCGCTCCCGCAGCCGGGCGACGCGTTCCAGGCGGTCGCCGACGCGGCCAAGGCACGGCAGATCGCGCTCCTCCGCCAGACGCACGCCAAGGAAAAGGCGCTCGGCGGACGGGGCCAGCGGCTGACGCTCGAGTCGTTGCAGCAACAGCTCGAAGCGGGCACCGCCAAGGAGCTCCCCATCGTCATCAAGGCCGACGTGCAGGGGTCGGCCGAAGTGCTGGCCGACTCGCTCGGCAAGCTCGGCGACGAACGAGTGAAGACGCGCGTCATCCACACCGGCGTCGGGGCGATCAGCGAGTCGGACGTCCTGCTCGCCTCCACATCGAACGCCGTCATCGTCGGCTTCAATGTCCGGCCGGACCGGAACGCGACCACGGCGGTGGAACGCGAAGGGGTCGACCTGCGGCTCCACTCCGTCATCTACGACGTGACGGACGAGTTGAAGAAGGCGCTGGCCGGCATGCTGGAGCCGACAACCAAGGAAACCCAGCTCGGCGCCGCGGAAGTGCGGCAGACCTTCAAGGTTCCCAAGTTCGGCACCGCGGCAGGCTGCCTGGTAACGGACGGCATGATCACGCGGTCGGGCGATGCCCAGGCCCGGCTGGTCCGGGACGGCGTGGTCGTGTACGAGGGCAGGATCGGATCCCTGCGGCGATTCAAGGACGACGTCAACGAGGTCAAGAACGGCCTCGAGTGCGGCATCGCGTTCGAGAAGTACGCTGACGTGAAGGTGGGCGACGTAATCGAATCGTTCACCGTCGAGAAGGTGGCCGCCACCGTCTGA
- a CDS encoding type II toxin-antitoxin system VapC family toxin — MILLDTHVMLWMRVGERRLGPIARRAIDRAWKNGELAVSAISFWEVALLRERGRIRLPGDVGPWRREQLQQGMIEIPVDGELGIRAVSLPDFHADPADRLIVATALDGHRLVTADERILGWSGRLDRLAATE, encoded by the coding sequence ATGATTCTCCTCGATACGCATGTCATGCTGTGGATGCGGGTCGGTGAACGACGGTTGGGGCCCATTGCCCGGCGCGCGATCGATCGGGCCTGGAAGAACGGCGAACTTGCCGTCTCCGCGATCTCGTTCTGGGAAGTAGCGTTGCTTCGGGAAAGGGGCAGAATCCGACTCCCTGGAGACGTCGGTCCGTGGCGCCGGGAACAACTGCAACAGGGAATGATCGAAATCCCGGTGGATGGAGAACTCGGCATCCGCGCCGTCAGTCTGCCCGATTTCCATGCCGACCCGGCCGACCGCCTGATTGTGGCTACGGCGCTGGATGGCCACCGGCTGGTGACCGCCGACGAGCGCATCCTCGGCTGGTCCGGACGTCTCGACCGCCTGGCGGCAACCGAATGA
- a CDS encoding type II toxin-antitoxin system prevent-host-death family antitoxin gives MSDAKTVGTQTIKASEFKARCLKLMDEVAASGQEIVISKNGRPVARLAPYRTRPRSLFGIDKGKIAILGDIIEPLDVEWEAVTYGDADG, from the coding sequence ATGTCTGACGCCAAGACGGTCGGCACGCAAACGATCAAGGCATCCGAATTCAAGGCCCGGTGCCTGAAGCTGATGGACGAGGTGGCGGCTTCCGGCCAGGAGATCGTCATCTCCAAGAACGGTCGGCCGGTGGCGCGACTGGCGCCCTACCGCACAAGACCGAGGAGTTTGTTCGGCATCGACAAGGGGAAGATCGCGATTCTTGGCGACATCATCGAGCCGCTGGATGTCGAGTGGGAGGCCGTCACTTACGGGGATGCTGACGGATGA
- a CDS encoding ribosome maturation factor RimP, whose translation MTREDRVARVRTVAARIARDFGLELFDVQFRREAIGWVLRIMIDRVPQEAGETADAPKRAGGGATDSAAEGVTVDDCQRVSRDLSVVLDAEFTFDQAYTLEVSSPGLDRPLRHVADCRRFRGRLARFVTSESVQGQRFVLGRIAGIETVDNAATEDGTGDGDAPGPEPRVVVSAGRRTYRIPWSLVTRARLEVDV comes from the coding sequence ATGACCCGCGAGGATCGGGTGGCGCGCGTGCGGACGGTGGCGGCGAGAATCGCCCGGGACTTCGGGCTGGAGTTGTTCGATGTCCAGTTCCGGCGTGAGGCAATCGGCTGGGTGCTGCGGATCATGATTGATCGGGTGCCACAGGAGGCAGGCGAGACAGCCGACGCCCCGAAACGGGCAGGAGGCGGAGCGACGGACAGCGCGGCGGAAGGTGTGACCGTGGACGATTGCCAGCGCGTGAGCCGCGACCTGAGCGTTGTGCTCGATGCGGAGTTCACGTTCGATCAGGCGTACACGCTGGAGGTGTCGTCGCCGGGTCTGGATCGCCCGTTACGGCACGTGGCCGACTGCCGGCGGTTTCGGGGCCGGCTGGCGCGGTTCGTGACATCGGAGTCGGTGCAGGGTCAGCGGTTCGTTCTGGGCCGAATCGCTGGCATCGAAACGGTTGACAATGCCGCAACGGAGGATGGAACGGGAGACGGAGACGCGCCTGGGCCGGAGCCTCGCGTGGTAGTAAGCGCCGGCAGGCGAACCTACCGAATTCCGTGGTCGCTCGTGACGCGTGCCCGGCTGGAAGTGGACGTGTAA
- a CDS encoding bifunctional oligoribonuclease/PAP phosphatase NrnA, producing MAPDPLTQMVDAVRAGRRFVLSSHARPDGDSIGSQLALAHALDTLGKTVRIVNHDPPPAYLATLPGADRIEVTDALPEPSGRFDAAVILECGTLDRTEVAGLGRQPVLNIDHHVGNTGYGAVNWFDPSAAACAELVHDLIARLEVGLTPPIGAALYTGILTDTGGFRHGNMTARTFDICRRVAACGVDVARVAAEVYQSSTLGKVRLTGRLLDTMRLEGDGRLALLVLDDALIRETGCPPDDLDGVINMPLAARAIQAVIMVKTLDGVTRLSFRSKGPVDVRSVAAAFGGGGHRNAAGCTLEAPAIETPIAVARTVAAIDAAATTGSDA from the coding sequence ATGGCTCCTGATCCGCTGACGCAGATGGTCGATGCCGTCCGGGCGGGCCGGCGCTTCGTGCTCTCGTCGCACGCCCGGCCCGACGGCGATTCCATTGGCTCGCAGCTCGCGCTGGCGCATGCCCTCGACACGCTCGGCAAGACGGTCCGGATCGTCAACCACGACCCGCCTCCGGCGTATCTCGCGACCCTGCCGGGGGCCGACCGGATCGAGGTGACCGACGCGCTGCCGGAACCGTCGGGCCGATTCGACGCCGCCGTGATCCTCGAGTGCGGAACGCTCGATCGGACCGAGGTGGCCGGATTGGGTCGGCAGCCCGTGCTGAACATCGATCACCACGTCGGCAACACGGGTTACGGCGCCGTGAACTGGTTCGACCCGAGCGCCGCCGCCTGCGCCGAACTGGTGCATGACCTGATCGCCAGGCTCGAGGTCGGGTTGACGCCTCCGATTGGCGCCGCCCTCTACACCGGCATCCTGACCGATACGGGCGGCTTCCGCCATGGGAACATGACGGCCCGGACGTTCGACATCTGCCGGCGGGTTGCCGCGTGCGGAGTCGATGTCGCGCGGGTCGCGGCGGAGGTGTACCAGAGCAGCACGCTCGGCAAGGTTCGCCTGACCGGACGCCTGCTCGACACGATGCGCCTGGAGGGCGATGGCCGCTTGGCCCTGCTGGTCCTGGACGACGCGTTGATCCGCGAGACCGGCTGTCCACCCGACGACCTGGACGGGGTGATCAACATGCCGCTCGCGGCGCGGGCTATCCAGGCCGTGATCATGGTCAAGACGCTCGACGGGGTCACCCGCCTCAGTTTCCGTTCGAAGGGACCGGTCGATGTCCGGTCCGTTGCCGCGGCGTTCGGCGGCGGCGGACACCGGAACGCGGCCGGCTGCACGCTGGAGGCCCCGGCCATCGAGACGCCGATTGCCGTCGCGCGCACAGTCGCGGCCATCGACGCGGCCGCCACGACCGGATCGGACGCATGA